One part of the Arachidicoccus terrestris genome encodes these proteins:
- a CDS encoding alpha-L-fucosidase, whose amino-acid sequence MKKAFLITILICCISLAAKAQFKPYTPAQSNLDARQWFQDNKFGMFIHWGLYSILGDGEWVMNNQDISVKDYTKLEGFFNPTAFNAHDWVAKAKKAGMKYMTLVTRHHDGFSMWDTKYSDFNIMHTPYHRDIVKEIADECHKQGLKLFFYYSLLDWRRTDYSYWTGRTGDGTGRKERGDWLDYIQFMKNQLTELLTNYGKISGIWFDGYWDQMPEESKERTDSTFIDWHIQDLYTLIHKLQPDCMVGNNHHMTPIPGEDFQMFERDIPGQNAHGLSFQKVSQLPLETCATLNDSWGFTLKDDNYKTLQQFVGLLAGAACSNANLLMNIGPMPNGLFAEPFNKALDSMGSWMQTYGESIYGTRGGYTGLQKWGGLTQKKGKVYIHVLKPQSEAIRLKDFPYKKIKSAYLLKDKTPVKVSLKSGVVSFNTPAVSKADPDIVIVLEVQ is encoded by the coding sequence ATGAAAAAAGCTTTTTTAATTACAATCCTTATCTGCTGCATCTCCCTGGCCGCAAAAGCACAGTTCAAACCATATACGCCTGCGCAATCCAATCTTGATGCCAGGCAATGGTTCCAGGACAACAAATTCGGAATGTTTATTCATTGGGGACTATATAGTATTCTGGGCGACGGAGAATGGGTCATGAACAATCAGGATATCTCCGTTAAAGATTATACTAAACTGGAAGGTTTTTTCAACCCGACGGCCTTTAATGCACATGACTGGGTAGCTAAAGCCAAGAAAGCCGGCATGAAATACATGACACTGGTCACCCGCCATCATGACGGATTTAGCATGTGGGATACCAAGTATTCAGATTTTAATATTATGCATACCCCTTATCACAGGGATATCGTAAAGGAAATCGCAGATGAATGCCATAAACAAGGGCTTAAACTCTTCTTTTATTATTCCCTCCTAGACTGGCGCAGAACAGACTATTCCTATTGGACTGGCAGGACAGGAGATGGCACCGGCAGAAAAGAAAGAGGTGACTGGCTGGACTATATCCAGTTCATGAAAAATCAGTTGACCGAACTATTGACCAATTACGGGAAAATCAGCGGCATATGGTTTGATGGCTACTGGGACCAGATGCCGGAAGAAAGCAAGGAAAGAACAGACAGCACCTTTATCGACTGGCATATTCAGGATCTTTACACATTGATCCACAAACTGCAGCCCGACTGTATGGTGGGTAATAACCACCATATGACACCTATTCCAGGTGAAGATTTTCAGATGTTCGAAAGAGATATTCCTGGCCAAAATGCCCATGGACTGAGCTTTCAGAAAGTTTCTCAACTGCCTCTTGAAACCTGTGCTACACTCAATGACTCCTGGGGGTTCACACTGAAAGACGACAATTACAAAACGCTTCAGCAGTTTGTCGGCCTTCTGGCAGGTGCTGCCTGCAGCAATGCCAATCTGTTGATGAATATCGGACCAATGCCTAACGGCCTATTCGCCGAACCTTTTAATAAGGCCCTGGACAGTATGGGCTCCTGGATGCAGACATACGGAGAAAGCATCTATGGAACGCGTGGCGGCTATACCGGTCTTCAAAAATGGGGAGGCCTGACCCAAAAAAAAGGAAAAGTATATATCCATGTACTAAAACCACAATCAGAAGCCATTCGACTGAAAGATTTTCCTTACAAGAAAATTAAGTCGGCTTATCTGCTGAAAGACAAAACGCCGGTCAAAGTCAGTTTAAAGAGCGGTGTAGTCAGTTTTAACACACCCGCTGTCAGTAAGGCAGACCCGGACATCGTTATTGTTCTGGAAGTTCAATAA
- a CDS encoding DUF5107 domain-containing protein translates to MERENVKVWKEVVSIPTYGVGKPEKNPMFFEKRVYQGSSGVVYPNAIIEKILDIRQDEQYMGLFLENEYIKVMILPELGGRIQMAYDKIGQRHFIYYNQVIKPALVGLTGPWISGGIEFNWPQHHRPSTFEPVDFEIGDGPEGSKVVYINEVEKMFHTKAMIAFTLYPGKAYIEVNATLYNRSALPQTFLWWANPAVKVNDFYQSVFPSDVNAVFDHGKRDVSDFPIATGTYYKVDYSPGTDISFYKNIPVPTSYMAVNSAYDFVGGYEHDTGGGLLHVADHHVSPGKKQWTWGHSDFGQAWDRNLTDEDGPYIELMTGMYTDNQPDFTWIMPYESKTFSQYFLPYRELGLIKNASKDILLAVEAQEGQVTIKLFATSRQSGLQVRVNYNGTGKLETSIDLDPTAIFEQTVLIDGLYEEDQVEVYVRNSGGRIVLRYLPAENNKKPLPEAAKAALPPKEVQSTEQLFLTGQHLEQYRHATYSPVPYYEEALRREPTDIRNNTALGVWYLRRGRFAQSLPYFETAIRTITTRNPNPYDGEPYYHLGLALRYLNRYNEAYDAFFKATWNKAWKDAGYFSVAQIDMLRGEYELAADHLSLAVDFNAGHSKAYTLLAVALRKQGLFEKAEEVVVTALEKDLFNLGVRFEYIALLKDMGHMAEAAAQSEQLWQLSRGDDRNFIEYGLDLMDAGLHKEAIDLFAIFEQHNGPDMNPMIYYYLGWSYARLASEENSARQARSYYAKAAAANSYLCFPNRLQDILILEYALKQNPQDGKAAYYLGNLFYDKRQYEKAIDYWLLSARIDPDFPTVQRNLGIAFFNKRKDSLKAKVYFERAFQLDQTDARVFMELDQLYKRLNTPVEERLGWLIKHLSLTRQRDDTYLEYITLLNLTGEFKKAGDMLLARKFHPWEGGEGKVSGQYVLSMVEQAKQCICNGDAGAAIKLLEAAQVYPHNLGEGKLYGALENDIFYWLGVAYEKAGSHDMADKYYQAATKGNVTLANAMYYNDQQPDKIFYQGLAWRKLGNNAKAKQLFNQLVNHGREHEHEQVSIEYFAVSLPNLLIFEDDLSLRNRLNCLYLKGLGYLGLKEFGKAESCFREVLKNDNTHMGAFIHTTLLKYLDLLV, encoded by the coding sequence ATGGAGCGCGAAAATGTAAAAGTATGGAAGGAAGTCGTTTCCATTCCTACTTATGGAGTGGGCAAGCCCGAAAAGAACCCTATGTTCTTCGAGAAAAGAGTGTATCAGGGTAGCAGCGGCGTCGTATACCCTAATGCGATTATTGAAAAGATTCTGGATATACGGCAAGACGAACAATATATGGGTCTTTTCCTGGAGAATGAATATATCAAAGTAATGATCTTGCCGGAGTTGGGGGGCAGGATTCAAATGGCTTATGATAAGATCGGACAGCGGCATTTCATCTATTATAATCAGGTGATTAAGCCTGCATTAGTGGGCCTGACGGGGCCCTGGATCTCGGGAGGTATAGAGTTTAACTGGCCGCAACATCACCGGCCCAGTACTTTCGAGCCAGTCGACTTTGAAATCGGTGATGGACCGGAAGGCAGTAAAGTGGTATACATAAACGAGGTAGAGAAAATGTTTCATACGAAGGCCATGATTGCCTTTACACTTTATCCGGGAAAGGCCTATATCGAAGTTAATGCTACCTTATACAATAGGTCTGCGCTTCCCCAGACGTTTCTCTGGTGGGCAAATCCTGCCGTAAAGGTGAATGATTTCTATCAGTCTGTTTTCCCATCTGATGTTAATGCCGTATTTGATCATGGCAAGCGTGACGTTTCGGATTTTCCGATAGCTACAGGCACCTATTATAAAGTAGATTACAGTCCGGGTACAGATATTTCTTTTTATAAAAATATCCCCGTGCCGACCTCCTATATGGCAGTGAACTCTGCTTATGATTTTGTGGGAGGATATGAGCATGACACCGGTGGCGGTCTGTTGCATGTAGCAGATCATCACGTTTCTCCCGGAAAAAAGCAGTGGACATGGGGGCATAGTGATTTTGGACAGGCCTGGGACAGGAATTTAACCGATGAAGACGGGCCATATATTGAGCTGATGACCGGTATGTATACAGACAATCAGCCGGACTTTACGTGGATCATGCCTTATGAATCCAAAACGTTCAGCCAGTATTTTCTGCCATATAGGGAGCTGGGGCTGATTAAGAATGCCTCTAAAGATATTTTACTGGCGGTAGAAGCACAGGAGGGTCAAGTGACGATTAAGCTATTTGCCACTTCGCGGCAGTCAGGTCTTCAGGTGCGGGTCAACTATAATGGCACAGGAAAGTTGGAAACATCTATTGACCTCGATCCGACAGCTATTTTCGAACAGACGGTTTTGATCGATGGCCTTTATGAGGAGGATCAGGTGGAAGTGTACGTCAGAAACAGCGGAGGCCGCATTGTGCTCAGGTATTTACCCGCGGAAAACAATAAAAAGCCGCTGCCGGAGGCCGCGAAAGCTGCGCTTCCTCCTAAGGAAGTTCAGTCAACAGAGCAATTGTTTCTTACCGGTCAGCATCTGGAACAATACCGGCACGCCACTTACAGCCCGGTCCCGTATTATGAGGAGGCTTTACGCCGGGAGCCCACCGACATCAGAAACAACACAGCTTTAGGCGTTTGGTATCTGAGGCGCGGCCGTTTTGCGCAGAGTTTACCTTATTTTGAGACGGCGATCCGGACGATTACCACGCGTAACCCTAATCCCTATGATGGCGAACCTTACTATCATCTTGGCCTGGCGCTTCGCTATCTGAACCGGTACAATGAGGCATACGATGCTTTTTTTAAGGCTACATGGAATAAGGCATGGAAAGATGCCGGTTATTTTTCCGTAGCGCAGATAGATATGTTACGTGGTGAATATGAACTTGCCGCTGACCATCTGAGCCTGGCTGTCGACTTTAATGCGGGTCATAGCAAAGCCTATACACTTCTGGCCGTAGCATTAAGAAAACAAGGTCTGTTTGAGAAAGCAGAAGAAGTTGTAGTAACCGCACTGGAAAAAGACTTATTTAATCTGGGTGTGAGGTTTGAGTATATAGCCTTGTTAAAAGACATGGGGCATATGGCTGAGGCCGCCGCACAGTCAGAGCAGCTTTGGCAATTATCCAGGGGGGATGATCGGAACTTTATTGAATACGGCCTTGACCTTATGGACGCCGGCTTACACAAAGAAGCAATCGACCTTTTTGCGATATTTGAACAGCATAACGGACCGGATATGAATCCCATGATCTATTATTATCTGGGTTGGAGTTATGCGCGGTTAGCATCAGAAGAAAATTCAGCCAGGCAGGCCCGTTCTTACTATGCAAAGGCCGCTGCGGCCAATTCATATCTCTGTTTCCCGAATCGCTTACAGGACATCCTTATTTTGGAATATGCGCTGAAGCAGAACCCGCAGGATGGGAAGGCCGCTTACTATTTAGGTAATTTATTTTATGATAAACGGCAATATGAAAAGGCCATAGACTATTGGTTATTGTCTGCCAGAATCGATCCTGATTTTCCTACTGTGCAGCGTAATCTGGGTATCGCCTTTTTTAATAAACGCAAGGATTCCCTAAAGGCTAAAGTGTATTTTGAAAGGGCCTTTCAGCTGGACCAGACAGATGCGAGGGTGTTTATGGAACTGGACCAACTTTACAAAAGACTGAATACACCGGTTGAAGAGCGACTTGGGTGGCTCATTAAACACCTTTCGCTGACCCGGCAGCGCGATGACACATATCTGGAGTATATTACTTTATTGAATCTTACGGGTGAATTTAAAAAGGCCGGTGACATGTTGCTTGCCCGGAAATTTCATCCCTGGGAAGGGGGTGAAGGAAAGGTGTCCGGTCAGTATGTATTGTCTATGGTCGAACAGGCAAAACAATGTATATGTAATGGAGATGCTGGTGCTGCTATTAAGTTACTTGAGGCTGCTCAGGTATACCCACATAACTTAGGAGAAGGGAAGCTGTATGGAGCTCTGGAAAATGATATTTTTTACTGGCTGGGCGTGGCCTATGAAAAAGCCGGAAGCCACGACATGGCGGACAAATATTATCAGGCTGCAACGAAGGGAAATGTCACACTGGCTAATGCGATGTATTATAATGATCAGCAGCCGGACAAGATATTCTACCAGGGACTCGCCTGGAGGAAATTGGGTAATAACGCAAAGGCGAAACAGTTATTTAATCAGTTGGTAAACCATGGAAGGGAACACGAGCACGAACAGGTGTCCATTGAGTATTTTGCGGTTTCCTTGCCCAATCTGTTAATTTTTGAAGATGACCTTTCTTTAAGGAACCGGCTGAATTGCCTTTACTTAAAAGGGCTGGGTTATCTGGGGCTCAAAGAATTCGGAAAAGCAGAAAGTTGTTTTAGAGAGGTTTTAAAGAATGATAATACCCATATGGGCGCCTTCATTCATACGACCTTATTAAAGTATTTAGATTTACTTGTGTAG
- a CDS encoding polysaccharide deacetylase family protein, which produces MYLIKSNILFKLLYPGRTWKFPLESDEKKVLYLSFDDGPHPVATPFALKTLKDFKAKASFFCLGKNVRDHPDIYRQILLDGHSVGNHSFNHLNGWKSSVPDYIQDIEKARDFIDSPLFRPPYGRMSKKQQSALLKAMPGTHIIMWDLLSGDFDTGISPQRCWSNVKKYSAPGSIIVFHDSTKAYERMQYALPATLEHFSARGYVFKAIPMQPAI; this is translated from the coding sequence GTGTACCTGATTAAGTCCAATATACTCTTTAAGCTGTTATATCCCGGCAGGACCTGGAAATTTCCTCTTGAGTCAGATGAAAAGAAGGTATTATATCTCAGTTTTGATGACGGGCCGCATCCGGTTGCGACCCCCTTTGCATTAAAAACGCTGAAAGACTTTAAAGCAAAAGCCAGCTTTTTTTGTCTGGGCAAAAATGTACGCGATCATCCCGATATCTACAGGCAAATCCTGCTTGACGGCCATAGCGTTGGCAACCATAGCTTTAATCACCTGAATGGTTGGAAATCCTCTGTTCCCGACTATATTCAGGACATAGAGAAGGCACGTGATTTCATTGACTCTCCACTGTTCCGTCCCCCCTATGGGCGAATGAGCAAAAAGCAGCAAAGCGCTTTATTAAAAGCGATGCCTGGCACACATATTATTATGTGGGATTTGCTGAGCGGAGATTTTGATACCGGCATTTCTCCTCAAAGATGTTGGTCTAATGTAAAGAAATACAGCGCGCCGGGGTCTATCATTGTATTTCATGACAGCACCAAGGCCTATGAAAGAATGCAGTATGCATTGCCCGCAACGCTCGAGCATTTTTCGGCCAGGGGCTATGTATTTAAAGCCATTCCTATGCAGCCGGCTATCTGA
- a CDS encoding sugar porter family MFS transporter: MKFHHRFILRISFISALGGYLFGFDFAVISGALPFLQQQFNLDPTWEGFATGCLALGAIVGCLAAGRVSERYGRRPGMLLAAGIFAISSLAMAFSPGRLLFVVARFVAGAGVGMASMLSPMYIAEIAPAKYRGRMVAINQLTVVLGILITNLVNYWLRNEGTDAWRWMFGLGAVPSLLFWVGAYTLPESPRWLIKKGMEEKASIILSKIGTGSYAGDTVKQIKGALAGSSHKTNYKSLLQKSFIPILLIGIGLAAFQQFCGINTVFNYAPKIFESIGASQDDQLLQTVFIGGVNLAFTILAMVFVDRVGRKPLMLLGAGGLAILYILIVQLLGAGSAQVSWLLLAAIGIYAMSLAPVTWVLISEIFPTGIRDAGISVAVIGLWVAYFILVFTFPILFEYLKDNTFYIYACVCTLGFLFVLYKVKETKGKTLEELDENLIRH; this comes from the coding sequence ATGAAGTTTCACCATAGGTTTATTTTGCGGATTTCCTTTATTTCCGCGCTGGGCGGCTATCTTTTTGGGTTTGATTTTGCGGTGATATCCGGCGCGCTGCCTTTTTTACAACAACAATTCAATCTGGATCCCACATGGGAGGGGTTTGCTACAGGTTGCCTGGCTTTGGGGGCGATTGTAGGCTGTCTTGCGGCGGGCAGGGTCTCTGAACGATATGGCAGACGCCCCGGAATGTTGCTGGCCGCCGGTATTTTTGCAATATCTTCTCTGGCAATGGCGTTTTCTCCGGGGCGCCTTTTATTTGTGGTGGCCCGTTTTGTCGCAGGAGCAGGTGTAGGCATGGCATCGATGTTGTCTCCGATGTATATTGCAGAAATTGCCCCTGCCAAATATCGTGGCCGCATGGTGGCCATTAACCAGCTTACCGTGGTACTGGGCATTTTGATTACCAACCTTGTCAATTACTGGTTGAGAAACGAAGGCACGGATGCGTGGCGATGGATGTTTGGCCTGGGCGCGGTTCCGTCTTTGCTGTTTTGGGTGGGCGCTTATACTTTGCCGGAAAGCCCGAGATGGCTGATAAAAAAAGGGATGGAAGAGAAAGCCTCCATTATATTATCGAAAATTGGGACTGGGTCTTATGCCGGAGATACTGTTAAACAAATAAAGGGAGCTCTGGCAGGTTCATCTCATAAAACTAACTATAAATCATTATTGCAGAAATCTTTCATACCAATACTATTGATTGGAATAGGCCTTGCCGCCTTTCAGCAGTTTTGTGGCATTAATACAGTTTTTAATTATGCGCCAAAAATTTTTGAAAGTATCGGTGCCTCTCAGGATGATCAGTTATTACAGACTGTTTTTATTGGTGGTGTGAACCTTGCTTTTACAATACTCGCCATGGTATTTGTTGACCGGGTCGGGCGTAAACCATTGATGCTTCTTGGTGCCGGAGGATTAGCCATTCTGTATATTTTGATTGTCCAATTGTTAGGAGCCGGCTCAGCGCAGGTTTCCTGGCTATTATTAGCTGCTATTGGCATTTATGCGATGTCTTTGGCGCCTGTCACATGGGTCCTGATCTCAGAGATCTTTCCTACAGGCATTCGTGATGCAGGGATTTCCGTTGCGGTGATAGGATTATGGGTGGCCTACTTTATCCTGGTTTTCACCTTCCCTATACTATTTGAATATCTAAAGGATAATACGTTTTATATCTATGCCTGTGTATGCACATTGGGGTTCCTATTTGTTTTATATAAGGTAAAAGAAACCAAAGGCAAGACGTTAGAAGAGCTTGATGAAAATTTAATCAGACATTAA